The Klebsiella sp. RIT-PI-d genomic sequence CAGCAAAAACCGTCATACCGCGAATGAAAGTTAATGAATTTTTAACCGAACCTCGCTATGTTGTCGTTTTGTTGTTGATATAACAGGGAACTCTGATGAGTAATAAATATTCCGGCGTGCAAATAGCCATTCACTGGCTGGTTTTTCTGTTAGTCGTGGTGGCCTATTGTGCAATGGAATTTCGCGGTCTGGCCCCAAGAAGCGCCCGACCGTGGTTTAATATGGTTCATGTCTCGTGTGGTATTTCGGTTCTGGTGCTGATGGTAGCCCGACTGCTGCTACGGCTTAAATACACAACTCCGGCCATCCTGCCTAAACCCAAACCGATGATGACCGGAATGGCGCATCTGGGTCATCTGATCATTTATCTACTGTTTATTATTCTGCCGATCCTCGGTCTGGTGATGATGTATAACCGCGGTCATCCGTGGATCGCCTTTGGCGTGGTGATGCCTTATGCCACAGACGCTAACTTCGATGTAGTCGACGTAGTTAAGGATTATCACATTTTACTGGCTAAGCTGGGCTACTGGGTGGTGGGACTACATGCGCTGGCGGCGCTTATGCATCATTATGTCTGGAAAGATAATACCTTATTACGCATGATGCCAAAAAAACGTTCATAACTCTGTCTTCTGACGGCCCCGCATTGGCGGGGCTTTTTTATGCGCGTCAGCCGTTCAAACGCTCGCTGGAAAATCGCGCAATATACGCCACACTTAATCTACATTAGCGATTTATCCCTCTGATTTATGGAGAAGTGTGATGAAAAAAAGCGTTATTGCAGGCGTTATGCTCATTCTGGCCGGCTGTTCACAAACCAACTGGACCGAGGCTTCCCGCACTGAGGATCAGGCTGCCGCTGAGCACGCTGCGCCTGCACCGGGCACCAAAATTACGACGGCCAGCGGCGCGTGCGTTGATTCTAAAGGCGCACCGGCATCGTGTCCGACATCGGGAATGTGATGATACGTATTGTTTTATCCGCACCCGGTCTGCTCTGAACTTTCCGCCTGAAAATGTTGTTCACGCGCTATTTTGCAACTGCGTAGTCACTCTGATACTATAGGGGGGTATATTATTTAGCTGGAGTTCTTATGCCGCAATCACCCGAAGACAAGAAACGCGCATTGACCCGCGTCAGGCGCATCCGTGGTCAGGTTGAAGCCCTTGAGCGGGCGCTGGAGTCGGGCGAACCCTGCATCGCTATTTTGCAGCAAATTGCGGCTATTCGCGGGGCGGCTAACGGGCTGATGGGCGAAATGGTTGAGATCCACCTGAAAGACGAGCTGGTCAGCGGTGAGACAACGGCCGACCAGCGCGCGGTAAGAATGGCGGAAGTCGGCCACTTGCTCCGCTCGTATCTAAAATAAATAACTCACATCGCAATTGGGGAAGAGAATATGAAGTCACGTGCAGCTGTTGCCTTTGGTCCCGGTAAGCCACTGGAAATTGTTGAAATCGACGTTGCACCGCCGAAGAAAGGTGAAGTGCTGGTCAAAATCACCCACACTGGCGTCTGTCATACGGATGCATTTACCCTGTCCGGCGACGATCCGGAAGGGGTTTTCCCGGCGGTGCTGGGACATGAAGGCGGCGGCATCGTGGTTGAGGTGGGCGAGGGCGTAACCAGCCTGAAAGCGGGCGATCACGTTATTCCGCTGTACACCGCCGAATGCGGCGAGTGTAAATTCTGTAAATCCGGCAAAACAAACCTGTGTCAGGCGGTACGCGCCACCCAGGGTAAAGGGCTGATGCCGGACGGCACCACTCGCTTCTCCTATAACGGCGAGCCGATTTATCACTACATGGGCACCAGCACCTTCAGCGAATATACCGTGTGCGCTGAAATCTCTCTGGCTAAAGTAAATCCCGAGGCACCGCTGGACAAAGTGTGTCTGCTGGGCTGCGGTGTCACCACCGGTATCGGTGCGGTGCATAACACGGCGAAAGTGAAAGAGGGTGATACTGTAGCGATTTTCGGTCTCGGTGGAATTGGTCTGGCGGCAATCCAGGGCGCGGTACAGGCGAAAGCCGGACGTATTCTCGCCATTGATACCAACCCTGATAAATTTGCGCTGGCAAAAGAGATGGGCGCAACCGACTTTATCAACCCGAAAGACCATGAGCGCCCTGTCCAGGAGGTGATCGTTGAACTCACCGATGGCGGCGTTGATTTCAGTTTCGAGTGTATCGGCAATGTCAATGTGATGCGTGCAGCGCTCGAATGCTGTCACAAGGGCTGGGGCGAAAGCGTGATTATTGGCGTGGCCGGAGCCGGTCAGGAAATCAGTACCCGTCCTTTCCAGCTGGTGACCGGGCGCGTATGGCGCGGCTCTGCATTCGGCGGCGTCAAAGGCCGTTCACAGCTGCCGGGCATGGTTGAAGATGCCATGGCGGGTAAAATCAAGCTTGATCCGTTCATCACCCACCGCCTGCCGCTGGCCCAAATTAACCAGGCTTTTGACCTGATGCATGAGGGCAAATCCATCCGTACCGTTATCCATTTCGGCGATAACTGATTCATCTGCCAGCGGTTCACGCCGCTGGCCGTTTCGTCTAATGTTGTGAAGTGTGAGCCAGGTAGCGCTTTTTGCCATAAGCAATTGCACGTAAATGCCGATGACTATCAGACGGGCGTGTTTGTACGCTTCTTTCACTGAGAGTCGATAGCCATGGACAATAAAACAGCGCTGCAACCTGCGCAAAAGCTGAGTTTTTTACACCATATTCGTCTGGTTCCTCTGTTTTCCACCATTCTCGGCGGCATCCTTATTTTATTCGCACTGAGTGCCGGGTTAGCCAGCTACTTCTTAATGCAGGCCGACCACGATCAGAAAGATGTTACTGAAGAAATCCAGGTTCGCATGGGCCTTTCTAACAGCGCCAACCATCTGCGTACGGCGCGTATCAATTTGATCCATGCCGGGGCTGCCAGCCGTATTGCCGAAATGGATGATATGAAAGCGAATATTACCGAGGCGGAGCGGCGGATCAAGCAATCGCAGGATGGATTTGCGGTCTACATGAACCGCGCCGTTAAAACTCCTGCTGATAAGGCGCTGGATGGCGATTTGAATAGTCATTTTGCAGCCTATATTAAAGGCATGGAGCCGATGGTGAAATTCGCTAAAAACGGCATGTTTGAAGCCATCATCAACCATGAGAACGAACAGGCACGGCCGCTGGACAGCGCCTACAACGAGGTGCTGTTAAAAGCCATTCAACTGCGTACCGAACGCGCCACCGCCCTGCAGGAACAGGCACATCATCGCAGCCAGCTGGGCATGGTCTTTATGGCCGTGGCTTTTGCCACCGCACTCATTCTGACGCTGCTGACCTTCATTGTGTTGCGTCGGACGGTCATTTTGCCCTTACAGCGTGCTGCCCAGCGCATTGAAAAGATCGCTTCCGGCGATCTCACACTTGCCGATGAGATTACGGGGGGCAGTGAAATCGGCCATCTAAGCCGCGATCTGCAAACGATGCAGCATTCACTGGTGCGCACCGTCGGCACCGTTCGTATGGGCGCGGATGAGATCTATCGTGGTACCAGCGAGATTTCAGCAGGGAACACCGATCTTTCTGCCCGTACCGAAGAGCAGGCTGCCGCTATCGAACAAACCGCGGCGAGCATGGAACAACTGACCGCCACGGTTAAACAAAATGCCGATAACGCGCATCATGCCAGCAAACTGGCAGAAGACGCGTCAGGGAAAGCCAGCCGGGGCGGGCAGATTGTCTCCGGCGTAGTCACCACGATGGGCAGCATTACGGCCAGTTCGAAGAAAATCTCTGAGATCACTGCGGTCATCAACAGCATTGCTTTTCAGACCAATATTCTGGCACTTAACGCCGCCGTTGAAGCCGCACGTGCTGGTGAGCAGGGCCGCGGTTTCGCCGTCGTCGCCAGCGAAGTTCGTACGCTTGCCAGCCGCAGTGCGCAGGCAGCAAAAGAAATTGAAGGGCTTATCAGTGAATCAGTGACGTTGATTGAGCGTGGCTCGGGCGAAGTCGTCGCGGCTGGCGGCACGATGAAAGAGATCGTCGACGCCGTCAAGCGTGTCACCGATATTATGCTGGAAATTGCCGCCGCCTCTGACGAGCAGAGCCGGGGGATCACCCAGGTCAGCCAGGCGATCAGCGAGATGGATAATGTGACCCAACAAAACGCCTCGCTGGTGGAAGAAGCCTCGGCGTCTGCTGCCTCGCTGGAAGAACAGGCCGCTCGCCTGACCGAAGCCGTGGGAGCATTTCGCCTGCAAACCGGCACTACCGTGCCCCGGTCTCCCGCCGTTGCGACACCGGTTTTGACCACCCGACATCCGGCACCCGCGTCGGGCGATCACTGGGAAACCTTTTAAGCCAGATAAAGTAGACGCGCCATCCGGGAGGATGGCGCGAGGTTAATTGTCCGCATTGGGGCAGAGGCTATTCCGGCAGCGTTTTGCGGATCGCACTGAGTAATATCTGCGCGCCCGGCGATAGCTGCCCGTCTATGCGGGTCAAAATGCCTATCGGCTCGCTCACGCCCTGGGGGGTAACGGGCAGGGCAACCAGCGTGCCCAGCCGTAAATCATCTTTAACCGCCCCCGAAGGTACAAACCAGACATAGTTATAATCAACAGTAAGCTGGCGGGAGAGCGATGCCGAAAGCGTTTCAATACAGCCAGCGGGCATTTTACATCCCTGACTGAGCAACATTTCCTCGGCGTTTTGCCTTGGCGTAGTTCCCCGTGGCGTTACCACCACCGGCCACTCCAGAACGCGGCTAAAGGTAATGTTATCCTGAAGCAGCGGATGATCCGGACGCACCACCAGCTTGAGTGATTCCAGAAACAGCAATTCGTAGTTCAGGCCGCTCATCAATTCAGGATCGGACATCCTGCCGATACCAAGATCGATTTCACCTGATTTCAGCGCCGCCAGCAGCATGGGATTACTCATGGTGGCGACCTGCAATGTGATGTCTTTTTGCTGTTTGTGAAATTGACCAATCACTGCCGGCAGAATTCCCAGGGCAGCGGTCGGCAAGGCCCCGATTCTCACAATATCGTTATCAATGCCTTCTTTTCGGTTCAGCGATTGTCCGGCGGTATTCAGGGCGTCGAGCACTTTCATGGCGTGGGTCAGAAACTGTTCACCGACCAGCGTCAGATGCGCACCCAGGCGGCCCCGATCGAACAGACGTACACCGGTCAACTGCTCTAGTTCATTGAGCGTTTTTGACAGTGCAGGCTGGCTGAGATTGAGCGTTTCCGCGGCGCGTCCGAGCGTTCCCTGTTGAGCAACGGCAACAAAGGTGTGCAGATGGCGCAGGCGAATACGCTGATTAAAGAGGCCATTTTTTTCCATGTGCGGATGTTAAAAACAGATGATAAAGGTGACAAGTAAAGTTACTTAATTTTGATAACTTGCTAGCAAAATTTCATTAACATTTACAAAACGACGGGAATATGTGAATTGGCCCATAAATCAGACGATTGTAGATCTACCTACAGTGAGCAGGTTAATTTTAAGTAAATGGTAAATGCCTTATCCATAAGCATGATTTATACATAGCAGTCTGCATCGCGCGGCGATGCATGACCAGGTAAAAGAAGCTCGTCCGCGATCACAAATCGTAAATTCTTCCCCCCGCATTGAAGGCGCTTCTCTACACTCCAGAGAGTACTCACTGGAGGCAGACATCATGGCGAACACCATCACGGCTGATGAGATTCGGGAACACTTTTCGCAGGCTATGTCAGCCATGTATCAGCAGGAGGTGCCGCAATATGGTACGTTGCTTGAGCTGGTGGCAGATGTGAACCTGGCGGTACTGGAGAACAATCCTGCGCTGCATGAACATCTGGTCAATGCCGATGAACTGGCACGATTAAACGTCGAACGTCACGGCGCGATCCGGGTCGGTACTGCGCGCGAGCTAAGTACTCTGCGGCGAATGTTTGCCATTATGGGCATGTTTCCGGTCAGCTATTATGATTTATCCCAGGCCGGGGTCCCGGTGCATTCAACGGCCTTTCGACCCATCGATGATGCGGCCCTGGCACATAACCCTTTTCGAATATTCACCTCGCTGTTGCGCCTTGAGCTGATTGACGATCCAAAACTGCGTGAGCGGGCGGCTGCTACCCTTGCGCAGCGCGATATTTTTACCCCGCGCTGTCGGGCATTGTTAGATAAATTTGATGAGCAGGGGGCATTTACTCCGGCTGAGGGTGAGGCATTTGTACGTGAAGCGCTGGAGACGTTCCGCTGGCATCGTCACGCGACTGTCGATGAAGATACCTATCATGCGCTCAACAACGAGCACCGGCTGATTGCCGACGTGGTCTGCTTTCCCGGCTGCCATATCAACCATCTGACACCGCGAACCCTGGATATCGACCGTGCCCAGGCGTTAATGCCGGGCTGCGGTATTGAACCAAAGACGCTGATCGAAGGCCCGCCCCGGCGCGAAGTGCCGATCCTGCTGCGCCAGACCAGTTTTAAGGCGCTGGAGGAGCCGGTACTGTTTGCCGGAAGTCATCAGGGCACCCACACGGCGCGCTTCGGTGAGATTGAGCAGCGCGGCGTCGCGCTGACCCCGAAAGGCCGTGCGCTATATGACCAGCTTTTGGCTGAGGCCGGTACCGGCAAAGATAATCTGACGCACCAGTCAAATTTGCACGCGGCGTTCAAACAGTTTCCGGACAGCGATATATTCCTGCGCCGTCAGGGGCTGGCATATTACCGTTATCGTCTGACACCGGCCGGCGAGGCGCACCGCAATGCTATTCATGCCGGCGACGACCCGCAACCGCTGATCGAGCGGGGATGGCTGATTGCGCAGCCGATCGTTTACGAGGATTTTTTGCCGGTCAGCGCAGCCGGGATTTTCCAGTCCAATCTGGGTAACCAAACGCAGGCGCGTCATCATGGAAATGCGTCACGTCAGGCTTTTGAGCAGGCGCTGGGCTGCCCAACGCTGGATGAGTTTACGCTCTACCAGCAGGCGGAGGATCGCAGTAAAAAACGTTGCGGGTTACTGTGATATCAGACCCTCGCCCGCTGGCGCAGGTGAGGAATTTTTATACATAATTTTACGCATGATTCAGGATGCTCTCATCGACACTCTCTTTTTTCTCCGCAACGTCATTTTTTCCCGCGTTACCATTTGGTTTATCACCTGAATTTGTCTAAAGTGGGCGCTTTCGCGCGCGCTGCCTTTACCGGCATGAGCGGGTCCATTTGCTGACGTAAGGACGTTTTTCCAGGCATGAATCGCAGAAGATTTCTTAAAAATACAATGGCTGTTGCCGCCGTATGCGGCACGTCCGGGATTTCGACGTTGTTCTCGCGTGCCGCCCTCGCTGAAGAGTCGGACATCGCCGACGGCCAGACCCGTCCCTTTGATTTCTCCGTTCTTCAGTCCACGGCAAGCTCGCTGGCGAAACAGCCGTGGACTGGCGCGCCTCGTCCGCTGCCCGATACCCTGGCGAACCTGACGCCGCAGGCTTATAACAGCATTCAGTATGATGCGGCGCATTCATTATGGAATAACGTTAACGACCGCAATCTGGACGTGCAGTTTTTCCATGTCGGGATGGGTTTCCGCCGCCGGGTGCGCATGTTCTCTCTGGACTCTGCCACCCAGCGTGCGCGTGAAATTCACTTTCGTCCTGAGCTGTTCCAGTACAATGATGCCGGCGTTGATACCCGTCAGCTTGAAGGCCAGACCGATCTGGGCTTTGCCGGCTTCCGTGCGTTCAAGGCCCCGGAACTGGCGCGGCGCGATATCGTCTCTTTCCTCGGTGCGAGCTATTTCCGGGCGGTGGACAGCACATACCAGTACGGCTTGTCCGCACGCGGTCTGGCAGTCGACACCTTTACCGATACGCCGGAAGAGTTCCCTGACTTCACCTCCTTCTGGTTCGAAACCGTCAAGCCGGGCGCGACGACTTTCACGGTATATGCCCTGCTGGACAGCGCCAGCGTGACAGGCGCGTATAAATTCGTGATCCACTGTGAAGAGAGCCAGGTGATCATGGAAGTGGAAAATCATATTTATGCGCGTAAAGATATCAAACAGTTAGGCATCGCGCCGATGACCAGCATGTTCAGCTGCGGTAACAACGAGCGTCGGATGTGCGATACCCTGCATCCGCAAATTCACGACTCTGACCGGCTGGCCATGTGGCGCGGCAACGGCGAATGGATTTGCCGCCCGCTGAATAACCCACAGAAACTTCAGTTCAACGCCTTTGTTGATAACAATCCCAAAGGCTTTGGCCTGTTGCAGCTGGACCGCGATTTTACCCACTATCAGGATGTGATGGGCTGGTATAACAAGCGTCCCAGCCTGTGGGTCGAGCCGCGCAGCAAGTGGGGAAAAGGGGCGGTCAGCCTGATGGAAATCCCAACTACCGGTGAAACGCTGGACAACATTGTCTGCTTCTGGCAGCCGGAAAAAGCGATTCGGGCAGGAGATGCTCTGGACTTCAAATATCGACTTTACTGGAGCGCCCAGCCGCCGGTACGCTCACCGCTGGCCCGCGTAATGGCGACGCGCACCGGCATGGGATCCTTTCCGGAAGGATGGGCGCCGGGTGAACACTTCCCGGAAAAATGGTCGCGTCGCTTTGCGGTCGATTTCGTCGGCGGCGATTTAAAAGCGGCTGCGCCAAAGGGTATTGAGCCAGTGATCACCTTGTCCAGCGGCGAAGCCCGACAGGTTGAAATTCTGTATGTCGAACCGTTTGACGGCTACCGCATCCTGTTTGACTGGTATCCCACCTCTGAGGCGACCGACCCGGTCGATATGCGCATGTTCCTGCGCTGTCAGGGAGACGCCATCAGTGAAACCTGGCTGTATCAGTATTTCCCGCCTGCGCCCGACAAACGTCAATATGTTGACGATCGCGTTATGCGCTAAACATCCTCTGTCGGACGGCTCGCCGTCCGACCTTTGCTGTTTAAGGATATTTCGTGACTGAACATAGACCTTCCCCTGACATTATCCCGGTTGACGATATTATAAGCCTGCGTGCGGTTGACGAGATTTTTGTCTCAGCGCTGCATCAGCTTGTGCTGAAGAATAAGGCCAGGCTTCAGCAGACCCTGAACTGGCCGCAGCTGGTCAACGACGAGTCCGATACGCGTAAAAATATCCAGGGCAACGTGATGCTGCATCAGCGTGGCTACGCCAAAATGTATCTGATTTTCTGCGACGAGACACTGGCTGGCGTGCTCTCCTTTAATTTGATTGAGCCGCTGAATAAAACGGCGTATATCGGCTACTGGCTGGATGAAGATGTCCAGGGGCAGGGGATCCTCTCCCGGGCGCTGCAAAGCCTGATGGAACATTATGTACAGCGCGGCGAACTGCGCCGTTTCGTCATCAAATGCCGGGTTGATAATGCGAGAAGCAATGCCCTGGCCCGCCGCAACGGCTTTGCGCTGGAAGGGTGTTTAAAGCAGGCGGAATATCTGAACGGTAGGTACGACGATCAGAATATCTACGCGCGAATTTTTGCCTGACGCGTATTCTCGACCTAAAGTGGTTTAACGCGTTGTTCAGGTCTGACAAGAGCACGCTTTATTCGGCCATGATAAAAACCATCCCGGCTAAGGATATGCCGGGCGAGATCGACAAAATGCGCAAGCTGAGTAATGCAATCTATACCCGCACGCCTCATCAGCCGCTGGAATAAGCAAAGGCGATTTATTGTCGGTGAGATGATTAACCACATTATTAACCGGATAATAAAAAACTCCGCTGTGAGTTAATAATTTGACGGCGCTCTCACTTTGCGCTTTTCAGAGACAACTTAATGACCTGACGATGGCTTCCATTTCAGGTCTTCCTTGCCATACATCTCAGGGTGGTCGCATTGTTAAGGCGCTAAAGCGCCATAACATCCGCTACTGTTAATGCCCGCGGCTTTTAAAATTTAAAATTCATTTAGTAATAAAATATCTACTATCCTTAGTTCATGGAATACGTTTCCATTGTGGTATTACGTTTTTACTTTTTTAACGTTTGACGAACGTTCTTTTTATTTATGGCATCGCCCGGCTCATGCAGAGCCTTAATGTTGAAGATGATAATGTTTCCTGTTTCTTCAATCCGTTCCCGGTTCCGAACGCAAAGATTATTTAAAGGATAACAGCATGACTCACATTCATGAACACGCCACAGTTAACACTACGTATCCTGATACGCGTCTGCCGCTGCCTGCCGCGAGCAGCAGCGCCGTATCATGGGGTGCCATCTTTGCGGGAGCCGTCGCAGCGGCATCCCTGTCGTTGATTTTACTGATGCTGGGTGCTGGTTTAGGTCTTACGTCCGTTTCGCCGTGGGAAAGTCGCGGCCTTGACGCAGGCACGGTGGGTATCGCCGCCATCGCCTGGTTGACGTTTACCCAGATTGTGGCCTCGGGTATGGGAGGCTACTTATCGGGACGACTGCGCACAAAATGGATCGATACCCGCAGTGATGAAGTTTACTTCCGCGATACTGCGCATGGTTTTTTGACCTGGGCTGTGGCGGCGCTGATCTCGGCTGTGCTGTTAACAAGCACGGTGGGGTCTATCCTTGGCGGTGGCGCTAAAATCGTGGGTACCGTTGCGGGTGGGGCTGCGGCCACTACGGCTGCGGGTGCTGCGGGCATGGCCAGCGCATCGTCTGACGACTCTGGCTCGCCAATGAACTATTTTATCAATTCAATGTTTAGATCCAGTGACCCTGCAACACCGGCAACTGATGCGGCCGATCCTGCTGCGACGCCGGCAATGCCTTCTGCACCGCGTCAGCCCGTCTCTGCGGAACAATTAAGTGAAGTGACCGGTATATTTGCTAACAGCATCAGTACCGGAGCCCTACCGCAGGACGATCGCCAGTACGTTGCCCGTCTGATTGCCCAAAATACCGGTCTTAGTCAGCAAGAGGCTGAACAGCGCGTTCAGAGTACTTATGACAAAGCCCAGGCTAAATTAAAAGAAGCGAAGGAGAAAGCGCAGCAGGCTGCTGATGCTGCACGCAAAGCCACAAGTTATTTAATGCTGTGGACATTCATTTCTCTGCTGGCAGGTGCTTTCGTCGCCAGCCTGAGTGCGACCTTTGGTGGCCGTCAACGTGATTTATAATCTTTAAACAGGTGAGGGATTTAAAATGCGCTCATTATTACTATTCTTTTTAGGTGTACCTATTCCAATCATTATCCTGATTGCGCTGTTTTTCCATTAATACGGATATATCAACGCGGGAGGTAGACTCGTTCTATCAGGACCGTCGTTAGCAAAACATAAATGCCCGAAAGGGCATTTATGTTTTTTATTGTCCGCGGTCAAGGGCCGCCAGAATGGCGGTTTCCATTTTTTCCGGGGTGACGAGTGGCGCAAAACGTTTAAGCGGCTTGCCGTCGCCGCCGATGAGAAACTTAGTGAAG encodes the following:
- the cybB gene encoding cytochrome b561 produces the protein MSNKYSGVQIAIHWLVFLLVVVAYCAMEFRGLAPRSARPWFNMVHVSCGISVLVLMVARLLLRLKYTTPAILPKPKPMMTGMAHLGHLIIYLLFIILPILGLVMMYNRGHPWIAFGVVMPYATDANFDVVDVVKDYHILLAKLGYWVVGLHALAALMHHYVWKDNTLLRMMPKKRS
- a CDS encoding metal/formaldehyde-sensitive transcriptional repressor, whose translation is MPQSPEDKKRALTRVRRIRGQVEALERALESGEPCIAILQQIAAIRGAANGLMGEMVEIHLKDELVSGETTADQRAVRMAEVGHLLRSYLK
- a CDS encoding S-(hydroxymethyl)glutathione dehydrogenase/class III alcohol dehydrogenase, whose translation is MKSRAAVAFGPGKPLEIVEIDVAPPKKGEVLVKITHTGVCHTDAFTLSGDDPEGVFPAVLGHEGGGIVVEVGEGVTSLKAGDHVIPLYTAECGECKFCKSGKTNLCQAVRATQGKGLMPDGTTRFSYNGEPIYHYMGTSTFSEYTVCAEISLAKVNPEAPLDKVCLLGCGVTTGIGAVHNTAKVKEGDTVAIFGLGGIGLAAIQGAVQAKAGRILAIDTNPDKFALAKEMGATDFINPKDHERPVQEVIVELTDGGVDFSFECIGNVNVMRAALECCHKGWGESVIIGVAGAGQEISTRPFQLVTGRVWRGSAFGGVKGRSQLPGMVEDAMAGKIKLDPFITHRLPLAQINQAFDLMHEGKSIRTVIHFGDN
- a CDS encoding methyl-accepting chemotaxis protein, translating into MDNKTALQPAQKLSFLHHIRLVPLFSTILGGILILFALSAGLASYFLMQADHDQKDVTEEIQVRMGLSNSANHLRTARINLIHAGAASRIAEMDDMKANITEAERRIKQSQDGFAVYMNRAVKTPADKALDGDLNSHFAAYIKGMEPMVKFAKNGMFEAIINHENEQARPLDSAYNEVLLKAIQLRTERATALQEQAHHRSQLGMVFMAVAFATALILTLLTFIVLRRTVILPLQRAAQRIEKIASGDLTLADEITGGSEIGHLSRDLQTMQHSLVRTVGTVRMGADEIYRGTSEISAGNTDLSARTEEQAAAIEQTAASMEQLTATVKQNADNAHHASKLAEDASGKASRGGQIVSGVVTTMGSITASSKKISEITAVINSIAFQTNILALNAAVEAARAGEQGRGFAVVASEVRTLASRSAQAAKEIEGLISESVTLIERGSGEVVAAGGTMKEIVDAVKRVTDIMLEIAAASDEQSRGITQVSQAISEMDNVTQQNASLVEEASASAASLEEQAARLTEAVGAFRLQTGTTVPRSPAVATPVLTTRHPAPASGDHWETF
- a CDS encoding LysR substrate-binding domain-containing protein, encoding MEKNGLFNQRIRLRHLHTFVAVAQQGTLGRAAETLNLSQPALSKTLNELEQLTGVRLFDRGRLGAHLTLVGEQFLTHAMKVLDALNTAGQSLNRKEGIDNDIVRIGALPTAALGILPAVIGQFHKQQKDITLQVATMSNPMLLAALKSGEIDLGIGRMSDPELMSGLNYELLFLESLKLVVRPDHPLLQDNITFSRVLEWPVVVTPRGTTPRQNAEEMLLSQGCKMPAGCIETLSASLSRQLTVDYNYVWFVPSGAVKDDLRLGTLVALPVTPQGVSEPIGILTRIDGQLSPGAQILLSAIRKTLPE
- a CDS encoding VOC family protein, with translation MANTITADEIREHFSQAMSAMYQQEVPQYGTLLELVADVNLAVLENNPALHEHLVNADELARLNVERHGAIRVGTARELSTLRRMFAIMGMFPVSYYDLSQAGVPVHSTAFRPIDDAALAHNPFRIFTSLLRLELIDDPKLRERAAATLAQRDIFTPRCRALLDKFDEQGAFTPAEGEAFVREALETFRWHRHATVDEDTYHALNNEHRLIADVVCFPGCHINHLTPRTLDIDRAQALMPGCGIEPKTLIEGPPRREVPILLRQTSFKALEEPVLFAGSHQGTHTARFGEIEQRGVALTPKGRALYDQLLAEAGTGKDNLTHQSNLHAAFKQFPDSDIFLRRQGLAYYRYRLTPAGEAHRNAIHAGDDPQPLIERGWLIAQPIVYEDFLPVSAAGIFQSNLGNQTQARHHGNASRQAFEQALGCPTLDEFTLYQQAEDRSKKRCGLL
- a CDS encoding glucan biosynthesis protein D, with translation MNRRRFLKNTMAVAAVCGTSGISTLFSRAALAEESDIADGQTRPFDFSVLQSTASSLAKQPWTGAPRPLPDTLANLTPQAYNSIQYDAAHSLWNNVNDRNLDVQFFHVGMGFRRRVRMFSLDSATQRAREIHFRPELFQYNDAGVDTRQLEGQTDLGFAGFRAFKAPELARRDIVSFLGASYFRAVDSTYQYGLSARGLAVDTFTDTPEEFPDFTSFWFETVKPGATTFTVYALLDSASVTGAYKFVIHCEESQVIMEVENHIYARKDIKQLGIAPMTSMFSCGNNERRMCDTLHPQIHDSDRLAMWRGNGEWICRPLNNPQKLQFNAFVDNNPKGFGLLQLDRDFTHYQDVMGWYNKRPSLWVEPRSKWGKGAVSLMEIPTTGETLDNIVCFWQPEKAIRAGDALDFKYRLYWSAQPPVRSPLARVMATRTGMGSFPEGWAPGEHFPEKWSRRFAVDFVGGDLKAAAPKGIEPVITLSSGEARQVEILYVEPFDGYRILFDWYPTSEATDPVDMRMFLRCQGDAISETWLYQYFPPAPDKRQYVDDRVMR
- the rimL gene encoding 50S ribosomal protein L7/L12-serine acetyltransferase gives rise to the protein MTEHRPSPDIIPVDDIISLRAVDEIFVSALHQLVLKNKARLQQTLNWPQLVNDESDTRKNIQGNVMLHQRGYAKMYLIFCDETLAGVLSFNLIEPLNKTAYIGYWLDEDVQGQGILSRALQSLMEHYVQRGELRRFVIKCRVDNARSNALARRNGFALEGCLKQAEYLNGRYDDQNIYARIFA